From the genome of Nocardia mangyaensis:
AGCGCCAGTGCTCCCAGTGTCTGTCCCGAAGCCCAGCCGACCTCCGGCGCCTGCACGATCGCGTACACCGCGGCCGCCAAGCCGGCTGTCACAGTGACAGATCCGGCGAGATCGATCGACCCCTTGCGTGCCGGCGCGGCGGGCATCAGCAGCGGCACCGCGATCAATGCCAGGATCGCGATCGGGATATTGATGTAGAAAACCCAGGGCCAGCTGATGTATTCGGTGATCACACCGCCGAGAAACACGCCGGCGGTGCCACCGGCGGGCGCGGCGGCGCCATACACGGCGAGCGCTTTGGTGAGTTCCCGCGGAGATCCGCCGAACAGCACCATCAGCAGGGTCAGCGCCGAGGGGGCGATCAATGCCGCGCCCGCGCCCTGGATCGCCCGGCCCGCCAGCTCTACGCCGACACTGCCCGCCGCGCCGGCGAGCACCGACCCGACGGCCAGCACCACCCAGCCCGCGCTGAACACTCGCCGCGCACCGAGCAAGTCGGAGAGCCTGCCGCCGAGCAGCAGCAGGCCGCCGAAGGCGACCACGTAGGCATTGAACACCCAGGTCAGATTGCCCGGCGTGAAGCCGAGGTCAGCCTGCATCTTCGGCAAGGCGATCCCGATGATCGAGGTGTCCATGATGACCATGAACTGCGCGGCGGCGATCACCGCCAGCGCCCACCACTTCCTGGTGGATACCGATTGTGTAGTCACGACTTTCGTCCTTTCGAGTGGAGAGCGTCTCGTGGCGGTACCATACCCCCCTAGGGTATCTAGGTGTCAAGACGTTGGCTGAAGGGACTTCCGCAATGAGCGAGACCGGCCCGCTGGGTGGCGGGCCGGTCTCGGTGATGTGGCGGTGCTGTTCGGCTACTCGCTCGCGTGCAGGTTGCGGGCCGTGGGTGAGGTGGGTGTCGTGGTCGGGTCGGGGGCGGTGCCGAGGAGTCGGTCGGCCGTGCCGGAGGTGGTCACCGTGAACCAGTAGTGCTCGTTCTTGTAGTGGTGGTGACGGTGGTTGCGCCAGACCGCCCGGTAGAGGGCATGTTTGGGCTTGTAGTCGGTGTGGATCAGGTAGTGGGTCCACTCGTAGAGCAGCCCGAGGGTGCCGACGGTGAGCAGGAAGGTCAGGCCGAGACCGAGTCGAGGGAAGGCGAGCAGCGCGATGGCGAGCAGGGCGGCGATGGTGATCGCGAGTGACTTGGGCGGGATGAAGATGAGCGGGGTGTCGCGCGGGTCGACATGATGTGCGCGGTGCTTGCGCGCGAGTTCGCTGTCAAGCGTGAGCGGACCGAGGTGGCGCGGCCGCCAATGCAGCACGGTAACGTGAATGATCCACTCCACCAGCGGAAACGCGGCGAGGATGAGCACCGGCACCAGGGCGTCGGTGCGCTGCCAGTCGCCGACGGCGATCCGCGCGACCAGCGCGATGCCGAAGGTGGCGGCGATCATCCACGGGGAGGGATGGCGGACGAACTCGCGCGCCGCCTCGGTCAGCCCGAGCCCGCGGCGCACGGGCCGCGGGGTGTCGCCGCCGCGCGACGGCGTGTTCGGGCGAGCGCTCCGCACGGGGGGAGTCGCCGTCTCGGCGGCGTCGCCTGGTCGGGCGGCGGGCGGCGGGCTCGCGGTGGTGGTGTCGCGCGACGTCGTTGTCGGCCGACGGTCAGTGCTCATGATGGTTCCTCAGGTGAAATTCACGCCCCGTCGAGGGCGTGGATGAGAGCGATGGTCGCCGGTCCGAGCAGTGCTCGCGCGGATTCGGCGGCCCGGTCCGGCTCGCCCGCGTCGATCGCGGCGGCCAGGTCTCGATAGGCGTCCCCATTGCCCACCTCGGCGGACATGATCGGCGCCAGCGCCGCCAACGCTGGTTCGTAGGCGGCGCGCAGCATGGAATACATCAGCCGGAACGCGATCGAATCGGCGAGATCGAGGACGTGCTCCCAGAACTCGAGCGCGAGCCGTTGTTGGATGAGTGGATCCGACTCCGCGACAAGCGAATCGACGGACTCGTGCAGCAGAACCAACCCGCGGTCGACGTCTGCCTGCGGCGGACGAACTCCCGCCCCGTCGAGCGCGGCGCCGATAGCTGCCGGACTGGTGACGTTCGCGCCGCCGACCGCCCCGGTAGTGGCTGGACCGGCGGCGGAATCTGGGCTGGTGGTGGTAGTCCGGCCGACGTGCGACCTGGTCCGACGCACTCGCGCCGCGGCGAGTTCGGCGATCTTCGGACCGTTGTGCAGCCGCGCTTCGAGAATGCTTCGAGCGACGGCGGGGTCGATGGTGTCACCGCGCAGGAGCAGGCGCGGCAGGACCTCGAGACCGGCGCTGCGCCGATAGTCGAGCACGGTGGTCGCCTCGCCCTGCCGCACCGACACCAGCCCCGCCGCCGCGAGCCGCTGCAACGCCTCCCGCACCGCGGGTCGAGAAACCCCCAGCGCCTCCGCCAGCTGTCGCTCACTCGGCAACGTGCTCCCCGCCGCCAATTCCCCGCCCAGCACCTCGGCGGCGATCTGCTCGAAGACATCACCGGATACCGACCGCTTCACCACAGGAGTCCAAGCCATGACTCCACTCTGACACCCAACAGGTAAGTGGTCAAGTGGTCAGACCAGTAGTTCGGAACCAGCTCAGCTGGGGTCGGACCCCCGGATGGCGGACAGCCAGGTGAAGGTGGCCGCGCCGACGGTGGTGGCCGCGACGAAGGCACCGAGCCCGCCGTCCATGACGTACACCCACAGCAGGCCGACGAAGGGGGCGCCGATGGCGGACTGGAGGTCGAGGATCAGCCGGCGGCCGAGGCCGAACACGGGCGGCTCGGTGGCGCGAGTCGGATTGTCGATGAGCTTGCCCGGCGGCTCGGTGGTGCGCACCCGCCCCGAGGGAAACAACCGCAGCCCATCACTCACGATCGCCCCACCACTCACCGACACTTCGCTGGGGACGAATGTGGACAGCTCCGGTGCGTAGAAGACCGGCACCCACTCCCCAGTCCCGACCTCCAACCACGACCGGCTGACCAGCCGATGCTGCTGCCGAACCCGCCGCCCCCGCACCACCCCGACAGCGCCCAGCCCCACCGGCAGAATCCCGAACGCGATCCCCAGCTGCCAAGCGGTATAACCGAGCACGGCGAGCGCCACCACCGCCAGCCCACTCACCTGATCCAGATCCGCGAACGGCGCCCACGCCGCGATCACGACGAGGGTGCCGCTCGTGACCAGCAGCGGATAGGTGAGCGCCCGCACCGGCCCGGAACTCACCGCAGGAAGCCGACCTTGGTGTAGTCGGGCGAGGCGAGACCGAACGCGCCGTAGTTGGCGAGGTTCTCGCGCACCGCGTAGGTTCCCGAAGCCTGTTGCAGTGGAATCGAATAGCCCTCGGCGAAGATCACCTGATCGCACTCGTTGGCGAGTTCGCGCGCCTTGTCGGGGTCGAGTTCGGAAACGGTCCGGTCGATCAGAGCGTTCAGTTCGGGCGAGCCGATACGGGCCTTGTTGGACTGCAGATTGTTCGGATCGTAGGCGTAGATCTGCGGCAACGCGCTCAGCGGGAGAACGCTACCGCCCCAGGTGAACTGCGCGAGTTCGAAGTTGCCCGGATCGATCACATTCTTGAACAGACCGCTCCCTGGCACGGTCTCGATGCTCATCTTCACCCCGATCTGTGCCAGGTTCTGCTGCACGATCTGCGCGGTCTGGACCCAGCCGTCCTGCTGGTACATCACGTTGCGCAGCTCGAGCCTGCGACCGTCCTTCTCCCGAACGTCGCCGTTGAGTTTCCAGCCCAGGTCGTCGAGCATCGCGGCGGCGCCATCGGGGTCGAACGCGATCGGTGCCGAATTGTCCTGGTAGCCCTTCTGGCCCTGCATGAAGATGTGATTGTTCAGCGGCTTCGGATCATCGACGACACCGTTCTGGGAGGCGTTGACGATGCCTTGCCGATCGATCGCCTTGGAGATGGCGATACGTACCTTCGGGTCCTCCAGCAGGGAGCCCGGCGCACCGTTGAAAGTGATGTGCGACCAACTCGGCTCCGGCGTCCGGCGCAGCACCACCCCGGCCGCCTGCTTGGCGCCGGTGACGTTCTCGATGCCGGACATGTACGCGATGTCGAGTTCGTTGTTCTGGATGGCGGGCAGCCACGCCGTACTGTCGAGCACGCTCAACGTGATGGTGTCGAGCTTCGGGGTGTCGCCCCACCAACTCGGGTTGCGGTTCAACGTGATCCGGTTCTGTCCGCGGTCGATCCCGCTGACCTGGAACGGGCCCGCGCTGACCGCGAGACCGTTGCGATCGCGGTCGTTGAACGCCTCGGGCGTCTCGGTGGTCGCCTTCGGGTACAGCGGGCTGAACTGGCCCTGCCACTCGGCGTACGGCTGGTTGAAGGTGACCACGACCTGCCGGTCGTCGACACCGCGTTCGACCTTCTCCACTCGCTCGAAACCACTGGTGAAGGCCACCAGATAGGCCGGGTCACGCCCACTCAGCGCCGCCGCTTGAGCGGCGAAATCCTCCCATGTGATCGGTGTGCCGTCGGACCAGACGGCCTTCGGGTTGATGGTGTAGGTCACCTGCTGTGGATCGGTGCCGGTGAGCTGGATGTCGGTGAAGTAGTCGTGATCGATCGACAACTCACCGGCGGCGTCGCTGCTGAACGGCGACGGCAGCACCGGCGAGATCACCTCCGAGGTGCTGTCGGACGCACCGTCGACATGCAGGTAGTTGAACGTCTCCGGGAACGAGCTGAGCACCAGCCGCAGGTTGCCGCCCTCGCGCAGGTCGGCCACATCGCGGGGGTTGATGTCGTTGGTGCTGCCGATGGTCGCCGACCCCGGGGTGAAATCCCCGCCATCGGAGGAACAGCCCGTCAGAATCAGGCCGACCGCCACACACGGAATGGCGAACCGTGTGCCGAGCGAGCGAATTCGCATGGTTGGTCCTTCCTGTTCGCGCACGGTGGATCTCACTCGACGAAACCGATCTTGGTGTAGTCGTAGGAAGCCAGCCCGGACGCCCCGTAGTTCGCGAGGTTCGCCCTGGTCGCGACCGTACCCGCGGACTGCACGATGGGCAGGGAGAAGCCCGACTCGAAGATGATCCGGTCGGCCTCGTTGGCCAGTTCGATCGCGCGGTCCGGGTCGAGTTCGGAAATGGTCTCCTCGATCAGCGCGTTGAGCTCAGGAGATCCGATGCGGCCCTTGTTGCTCAGCGGGTTGGCCGGGTCGTAGGCGTAGATCTGAGGCAGCGCGCCGAGCGGGAAGATGCTCTTGGCCCAGACGAATTGGGCGATGTCGAAGTTGCCCGGGTCGATGACATCGGTGAACAGGCCGTTGCCGGGGTAGGTCTCGATGATCAGTTTCACGCCGATCTGGGCCAGGTTCTGCTGGGCGATCTGCGCCATCTGCGTCCACACATCGGCCTGGTACATGACATCGCGGATCTCGAGCTTGCGGCCGTCCTTCTCCCGGACGTCGCCGTTGAGCTTCCAGCCCAGCTCGTCGAGCATGCGGGCTGCCGCTTCGGGGTCGTACGACACCGATTCGGCGTTGTCCTGGTAACCCTTCTGGCCCACGAGGTAGAGGTGATTGTTCAACGGCTTCGGGTCGGCGACCACGCCCTGCTGGGTCGCGGTGGCGATCGCCTGCCGGTCGATGCCCTTGGAGATCGCGATCCGCAGCTTCGGATCGGCCAGGATCGAGCCGGGCGCGCCGTTGAAGGTGAAGTGCGAGAACCGGTTCGCGGGTGCGCGCCGGACGGCGACGCCGGGGGTGTTGGTCGCCGTCGTCACCTCTTCGATGCCGCTGAGGGCGGTGGCGTCGAGTTCGTTGTTCTGCAGCGCGCTCAACCGTGCCGCGTTGTCGAGGACGCTGAAGGTGACGGTGTCGAGTTTCGCGGTCTCGCCCCACCACTTCGGATTGCGGCTGAGCACCACCCGCTGCTGGGCACGATCGATCGAGGTGATCATGAACGGACCCGACGACAACGGCATCTCGTTGCGGAACGCCGTATCGAACGACTCGGGAGTCGCGGTGCTCAGCCGCGGGTAGAGCGGATTGAACAGGCCCTTCCACTCCGCGTAGTGCTGGGCGAAGGTCACGATCGCCTGCCGGTCGTCGACTCCACGTTCGACCTTCTCCAGCCGGCTGTAGCCCTGGCTCGCCGCGATCTTGAAGGCGTTGTCGCGACCGCTCAGCGCGTTGGCCTGGGAGGCCAGGTCTTCCCAGGTGATCGGCGATCCGTCCGACCAGACCGCCTGCGGATTGATCGTGTAGGTGATCTGCTGGGGATCGGTGCCGGTGAGCTCGACCTCGGTGAAGTAGTCGGTGTCCACGGTGAGCTCACCGGCGGCGTCGGCGTTGATCGTGCCGGGCAGCGTCCAGCTGACGATGTCGCTGACCTCGCCGTCGGAATCGACATGACTGCTGTTGAAGGTCGCGGGGAACGAGGTCAGCGCCAGCCGCAGGTTGCCGCCGTCGCGCACGTCGTCGCGGTCACGGGGGTTGATGTCGTTGGTGGCCCCGATCGCATTGGTGCCCGACTGCACCTGCGTCTCGGAGCCACACGCCCCGAGCACCAGGGCCACGGCAAGAGCTGGTGCCGCGAAACGAAAACTGGCCCGACGCGGCCGAACAGGAGCGCTCATTTCAGGAATCCGATCTTCGTGTAGTCATAGCTCGCCAACCCCGGCGAACCGATGTTGGCGAGGGTGGTGCGGGCGCCGACGCTGCCGTCGGACTGCATGAGAGGCAGGGAGTGGCCTTCTTCGAAGACCTTGCGGTCGACCTCGTTGGCCAGTTCGAGGACCTCGGCCGGGTCGAGTTCGGTGAGGGTGCGTTCGATGAGGGCGTTGAGTTCGGGGGAGCCGATGCGGCCGAAGTTGGCCTGCAGGTCGTCGGGGTCGTAGTAGTAGATCTGGCGGATGCTGCTGAGGGGGAACGGGTCGCCCTGGAAGATGAATTGGGCGGCGTCGAAGTCGCCGGGCTGGATGACGTCGGTGAAGAAGCCGGCGGCGGGCTTGGTGTCGATGGTGAGGCCGACGCCGATCGCGGCCAGGTTCTGCTGGATGATCTGGGCGATCTGGACCCAGGTGGGGTCGTTGTACATCACGTCGCGGATGACGAGCTCGCGGCCGTCCTTCTCACGGATGTCACCGTTGCGGACCCAGCCGAGCGCGTCGAGTTCGCGGGCGGCGGCCTCGGGATCGAAACCGAGGCTGTTGTCCTGGTAGCCCTGCTGGCCCTGCAGGAAGATGTGGTTGTTGAGCGGCCTCGGGTTCTCGACCAGTCCGTTCTGCATCGCGGTGACGATGCCTTGGCGGTCGATCGCCTTCGAAATCGCCACGCGCACACCTTCATCGGCCAGGATCGAGCCGGGGGCGCCGTTGAAGGTGATGTGGCGCCAGCGATTACCCGGCGCGCGCCGAACCACCAGGCCCTCGGTGCCGCGCACGGTCTTCACCTCGTCGATGGTGTTCAGTCGCACGAGGTCGATTTCGTTGTTCTGCAGGGCCTGCACCCAGGACGAGCTGTCGAGGGCGCTGTAGGTGATGGTGTCGAGGACGGGAGTCTCGCCCCACCAGTTCGGGTTGCGGCCCAGGGTGATTCGGCCCTGTGCGCGGTCGGTGGCGGTGATCAGGAAGGGCCCGGCGGTGAGGCCGGGGGCGTCGAGCAGCCCGGTGTTGAACGACTCGGGTGTGCTGGTCACCGATTTCGGGTACAGCATGCTGTTGCCCGCGAACTGGCCGCGCCAATCGGCGTAGGGCGTGCTGAAGGTGAGGACGGCCTGGCGGTCGTCGACCCCGCGTTCCACACTCTCCACGAACTCGAAACCATTGCTGATCGCGATCAGATACGCCTTGTCGCGGCCGCTGAGCGCATTCGCCTGCGCGGCGATGTCCTCCCAGGTGATGGGCGAGCCATCCGACCACACCGCATCCGGATTGACCGTGTACGTCACCCGCATCGGGTCGGTGCCGGTGAGCTCCACCGAGCTGAAGTAGTCGGTGTTGACGGTGAGCTCGCCCGCGGCGTCGACCATGAACGCGCGCGGCATCATCGCCCAGGCGATCTCACCGATGTCACCCTC
Proteins encoded in this window:
- a CDS encoding MFS transporter, which gives rise to MTTQSVSTRKWWALAVIAAAQFMVIMDTSIIGIALPKMQADLGFTPGNLTWVFNAYVVAFGGLLLLGGRLSDLLGARRVFSAGWVVLAVGSVLAGAAGSVGVELAGRAIQGAGAALIAPSALTLLMVLFGGSPRELTKALAVYGAAAPAGGTAGVFLGGVITEYISWPWVFYINIPIAILALIAVPLLMPAAPARKGSIDLAGSVTVTAGLAAAVYAIVQAPEVGWASGQTLGALALAAALLAGFVAIQSRRGEPLMRLSIFRAPNLAAANFAQFALAAAWVPMWFFLNLYLQQVLGYSAFPSGAALLPMTTLIMLGMVVLAPRAMQRFGAKPMIVTGLIVLGLGLGLMSLVRATGNFWVDVLPASLVAAGGMSLAFIPSLGTAISAAGPEEGGLASGIVNVSYQVGSALGLAAMTAVAAAFGAGKLGDATALTEGYSAAFLGAGVLALTGAGIAAATLRTPTADKIEAAA
- a CDS encoding sterol desaturase family protein, whose product is MSTDRRPTTTSRDTTTASPPPAARPGDAAETATPPVRSARPNTPSRGGDTPRPVRRGLGLTEAAREFVRHPSPWMIAATFGIALVARIAVGDWQRTDALVPVLILAAFPLVEWIIHVTVLHWRPRHLGPLTLDSELARKHRAHHVDPRDTPLIFIPPKSLAITIAALLAIALLAFPRLGLGLTFLLTVGTLGLLYEWTHYLIHTDYKPKHALYRAVWRNHRHHHYKNEHYWFTVTTSGTADRLLGTAPDPTTTPTSPTARNLHASE
- a CDS encoding FadR/GntR family transcriptional regulator — encoded protein: MAWTPVVKRSVSGDVFEQIAAEVLGGELAAGSTLPSERQLAEALGVSRPAVREALQRLAAAGLVSVRQGEATTVLDYRRSAGLEVLPRLLLRGDTIDPAVARSILEARLHNGPKIAELAAARVRRTRSHVGRTTTTSPDSAAGPATTGAVGGANVTSPAAIGAALDGAGVRPPQADVDRGLVLLHESVDSLVAESDPLIQQRLALEFWEHVLDLADSIAFRLMYSMLRAAYEPALAALAPIMSAEVGNGDAYRDLAAAIDAGEPDRAAESARALLGPATIALIHALDGA
- a CDS encoding ABC transporter family substrate-binding protein, producing MRIRSLGTRFAIPCVAVGLILTGCSSDGGDFTPGSATIGSTNDINPRDVADLREGGNLRLVLSSFPETFNYLHVDGASDSTSEVISPVLPSPFSSDAAGELSIDHDYFTDIQLTGTDPQQVTYTINPKAVWSDGTPITWEDFAAQAAALSGRDPAYLVAFTSGFERVEKVERGVDDRQVVVTFNQPYAEWQGQFSPLYPKATTETPEAFNDRDRNGLAVSAGPFQVSGIDRGQNRITLNRNPSWWGDTPKLDTITLSVLDSTAWLPAIQNNELDIAYMSGIENVTGAKQAAGVVLRRTPEPSWSHITFNGAPGSLLEDPKVRIAISKAIDRQGIVNASQNGVVDDPKPLNNHIFMQGQKGYQDNSAPIAFDPDGAAAMLDDLGWKLNGDVREKDGRRLELRNVMYQQDGWVQTAQIVQQNLAQIGVKMSIETVPGSGLFKNVIDPGNFELAQFTWGGSVLPLSALPQIYAYDPNNLQSNKARIGSPELNALIDRTVSELDPDKARELANECDQVIFAEGYSIPLQQASGTYAVRENLANYGAFGLASPDYTKVGFLR
- a CDS encoding ABC transporter family substrate-binding protein, translating into MSAPVRPRRASFRFAAPALAVALVLGACGSETQVQSGTNAIGATNDINPRDRDDVRDGGNLRLALTSFPATFNSSHVDSDGEVSDIVSWTLPGTINADAAGELTVDTDYFTEVELTGTDPQQITYTINPQAVWSDGSPITWEDLASQANALSGRDNAFKIAASQGYSRLEKVERGVDDRQAIVTFAQHYAEWKGLFNPLYPRLSTATPESFDTAFRNEMPLSSGPFMITSIDRAQQRVVLSRNPKWWGETAKLDTVTFSVLDNAARLSALQNNELDATALSGIEEVTTATNTPGVAVRRAPANRFSHFTFNGAPGSILADPKLRIAISKGIDRQAIATATQQGVVADPKPLNNHLYLVGQKGYQDNAESVSYDPEAAARMLDELGWKLNGDVREKDGRKLEIRDVMYQADVWTQMAQIAQQNLAQIGVKLIIETYPGNGLFTDVIDPGNFDIAQFVWAKSIFPLGALPQIYAYDPANPLSNKGRIGSPELNALIEETISELDPDRAIELANEADRIIFESGFSLPIVQSAGTVATRANLANYGASGLASYDYTKIGFVE
- a CDS encoding ABC transporter family substrate-binding protein, with the protein product MRSRRLRAHGTRLRCAAVVVAAGMIMAACGSGAESAEGLSDAIGTTSDINPQDRDALREGGNLRLAITSYPANWNTLSNDGNEGDIGEIAWAMMPRAFMVDAAGELTVNTDYFSSVELTGTDPMRVTYTVNPDAVWSDGSPITWEDIAAQANALSGRDKAYLIAISNGFEFVESVERGVDDRQAVLTFSTPYADWRGQFAGNSMLYPKSVTSTPESFNTGLLDAPGLTAGPFLITATDRAQGRITLGRNPNWWGETPVLDTITYSALDSSSWVQALQNNEIDLVRLNTIDEVKTVRGTEGLVVRRAPGNRWRHITFNGAPGSILADEGVRVAISKAIDRQGIVTAMQNGLVENPRPLNNHIFLQGQQGYQDNSLGFDPEAAARELDALGWVRNGDIREKDGRELVIRDVMYNDPTWVQIAQIIQQNLAAIGVGLTIDTKPAAGFFTDVIQPGDFDAAQFIFQGDPFPLSSIRQIYYYDPDDLQANFGRIGSPELNALIERTLTELDPAEVLELANEVDRKVFEEGHSLPLMQSDGSVGARTTLANIGSPGLASYDYTKIGFLK